In Aedes albopictus strain Foshan chromosome 3, AalbF5, whole genome shotgun sequence, the genomic window gaagtgcaaaataaatgatttatttaattcgtATTGGTGTAAAAACTagcgtagtatcgaatggagctacgagtacgaggattttctcaaaaaggtgaggaaaagagagagcggggtaaaatGAGCTCataacactgatttccagcatcgtgcggcgaaagACGTCCTCCTTATCTGAagctatagagatttttgcagtttgtgtcaaaaattcattccaatccatccactccgagcagagatattgaatttattcgtgttttatatagcgcatttagttcaccattggactatcgcacgagttttcaagagtgcgaaaacgtaaataaaagtgcgcgattgcaactaatcaactcggtgtgttcagatcacttattcagcataaatcaaagaaatagtgcacCGCAGACATCAactgaagactgagtgcgcagtccagtggtgaactaaatgcgcaatacctattttttcccactgtgcagtggctTAACATCCCCCAACAGCGGAGATGAAATGAACTCATACACTATTTGATTAGAAACCTTATCCATAACACAGCGAGAGGTCACAAGCTATGCATATAGATCCAATATCTTGCTCGATAGAGTCCCTCCCCTCTCATCCTTCACCAATGAACACGCACTCAATTCCCCTTTACTCTACTCGCTGattctttcccgtaaaccaaccgtATCCCTAATCTTTCAGAGTTTTTTAACCGTAAAACGCGGCAAAAAATTCTGGTTGCGATGGAGATCTCGATCGGGTGGCTTTGTTCgaaagaaaaaatgaaaaaatgatgcgtgtttggggcaggtgcacagcacattttccttcctcgtgaagagataaaaatggatgcacacttggtagcaagcagtattgcagaaaattgaaggagctAAGGAGTGGTTGcgatcatccgacgacatggaactgggtgagatcattccgagttttttttttctttacatactagaagaagtttgggtaatttcgccaatgcgttttcatgaggactcctggagtctgtaatatctgcaaattaatcttgtagtgcTGACGCagacctaatattgaagcgataaaaaatgttagaacaaagtgattgcagttcacaacaatcattgagcaaatttaaaataattggcttaattacctcaacggctgtcgatcacaggtaacacatgggactactcttagtaaaatacataattcgaaaatagctatctcagctgaaagtttattctccgtatactctaagttaaatattgtgggaaacgcgcgactatttccgtgagtcggtcggttttctcggtaggaagATGGGAACGCGCATATTGAATGcaaaatcagaagcgcgcgataactttcgtgggaaagtcggttttcacggtagtgTAAGCGATCAATGatgtgacgcgtttaatatagaacgatcgttgacgtatgtgcattatccttactatcgcgaccaaataaatcataatcgagattaaaaccgtgtcgtgtattttcatataactagtggatcatatcacctaccaaaggtggctccaagatccacaccttaccataccctactaacaaatactccttcccgagacaactgtgggaatGCTGtgaattccacggtttctagtaacaacggttgtcgaactaacattccttcccctttcccgatgaccgtaagaacgtggtcggcgccgttattgactttcaaatattgaactctcgatttgtgcacattgagagtgtgtagctagtcccaagaaccattcattggatctctgtgcaacttcgatttttctggtcaatcacggagtagcaactatgatgtgtacggttatctttgctttgctttgcgtaAAACGCGGCAAAAAACTCTCAATAAGGAAATGCTAAATCAATATTTAGCTGGGAATCAGGTAGAGCTTGGTGAGTTCATTAACAACTGTGAATACGCTGGCTACAtgcgttagaaaaaaaaaacctgggaacCGTAAGTTTTCAGGGAAACCAGACGAACACCGTTATAGACTGACAAAAATCGAGCTTCCCTGTACGTTTGACGCAGTAGACGTCAACGTACCAGGACAACGTATTGTTACATTGGGAAGAAGGATTGATCAGATCTTCTCGATAGAAACATGAATAGATTTATGTGTAGGGATCAGTTGAGATTTAAAATTACTTACGCTGAGATTACACCGGTTGGCATCGGAAGGCAGCTCCAGGCTGAGGCTCGAAAACGACTCGTACGTTGAACTTTCCTTCCCGCACCCAACGCATTTCACCATGCTTTTGATCTGGCCGTACGACAGCTGGGCAACGTAGCTCTCCTTCCCTTTGAAGTACTCTATCCACGCTCTTTCCGATGCCGGGAGATTCTCCAAGCTAGTATCGATCTGCATAGGAAACAGGAAGACGGTAACTAAAAATTGTCAAACGCATAAATGAGACAACAAGTGGTTACCTGTATTGGCACAGTTTGCAAATCTGAATGGAGCCAGTCCATTAAAATTGTTAACAACTCATGCGAATCCTGCTGTTCGATTCCGCCAAACTGACGTTCGTATTGGCCCACGACAAACTAAACGGTGTAAGAggataactcggtcaattttttgaaaaattcaagaTCTGCATCGATTGATCAGTAACTTACCCTCAGATTCTTACTTGCAATACACTTGTATTGACCAGTCCACAGAGCTTTGATCACTGCAGCCACTTCTTCTGCTATCCTACCTTGAGTCTTGTTATTTCTATAAAATAAATTTTGTATAAGATTTGACCAATACCATTTTTGAATAGTAAATCTTCTCACCTGTTGAGATTTTGTTTGAACTGTTCTTCCACGAAATATTCATTTAGGAAAGTGGTATTGCTGAGGCACTGAAGTATACTATTCATATAACAGGTATTTCCTAAGTTCTTAAGTCCGGTTAGTCCTCGTCCCTGTCGAAAAAAACAAGATCACAAATTTCAAATCAAATCTAAACTTAAAATAGAACACTAACAACTACATGGTGTAATCAAATTATCCGCCTTAAAATTCCGAGTCGGACTACTAGCCAATGACCGATAAACATTGACATAAATGAGCTGAGCATATTCTTGTCGTAGTCGCATCTCCTTGTTGAGTAACAACCTGCCAACCTGTCCAGTCAGTGGCTGCGGTTGTTGCTACAAGGATTCATTTATTACGAAGAGCAATGTCCAGAATGAAAAGCGGAAAGGAAAATCAATAGACATTCTTGAGCACGTGGCACGAGTGCTAACGAACGAGAGCACCCTTTCGTGCGGAAAAGGGCAGGTATAAGAAAATGAGACTACTTGAAGTACAATAGATATCCGAAGGAACGATTATTGTGAGTAGGTATTGAAGAGGTAGGATTTCGGAAAAAAAGTGAGTGCGATTCGGTATCGAATTCAATCAATTACAGGGAATGCATTTGCCGCGCGAAATGCAgtaatttaaggacaaacgtcatgaaatccacttcaacagtgcatcaaaacttcagaagaacaattctcaagaagcaagcttcacacaacaatgCATTCTTGCtcgcttgtaataagcttaaagtaAGAAGttcaggtgcgctgattttgtttacgaagagatttgtgccctcgaaatcgtgagtaggtgtcaaagacggccattgtggcgggcattttgggattctaacaagtatgtccttaaatAAGAATTATATCGTCGTAATTCTTTGAGACTGATTGGAAAACCAAGCGGTGCAGCACCAAGTTTTGGTGCTTAAAAACATAAAAATTGGATGAAGATgatccaaactgtccttgagtttacATCATGAAGTCCACGAATGTAATGGTAACTTTTTACATtataccccaagtaacattttaagttttgttcgactctacaagagatcttcataaccaattttataaaacttgcaataaaactgaatcatacatcaaaacctcttgataacctctttaagagcatcttccggctaagtggaccactctcggagaggttttacaaaccgcattaagagtagcaataaacccgttttaaaacctagttgaaatatttcccgttctcgattgttgttgtttttttttaacaaaaactatgacagctcaagatgcagagaagcttcttcgatggcacgtaaagttcaggacgatacatcattcgtaagttaaagcgattatttcaaagtagtattttagtagttattgtgttggtaggcttatgcgcattcgaatttaccgtgaatattggggttgcagaatcgtaaaattaatgcgcttcgaaaatagtgaatattatcatattggaatgaaataaatcaatttgtgaatttagcaaaactatcccgaatcacaagaaaactcagcagagagagtttatttatgtgagcatgttatgaaaatggttgcaaactaccaattcattgctaatttaagcaaaataaactattttccattcacgtaagctaattcttcaatatggcgacgaccataatcagcgaaaataaaacgaaagcaagtttacttttatgatgaccgcaataaacctagcagtgtcgtagtttctgattttccaccaacagatgtcgttactaatcgaacggatcgccatctgttgagagttttaacagttttattgcggtaataatgattgccagaaggtttacatatcggaaagttttgtttactcttgaaatctgtctttatggatatcttcaagtatacagtccggattcgctggttgggtcacgactgcgccccgattagcgaatcgtgttcgttcgttggggtaactgacaactgatcaaaatgctctagacacacgcaagtgacgagaaatacgtcacggaacactcacatacttgcgcaaacgttctgtatacaggagctgtgatgcgacggcggtcagacgtcaaactcgttttgacatctattttgacattgacagtgctttttagttgggttttgccccaaccagtgaacattcaaccatcgagacagcccatctaacgagctctcaacgaacgaatcgtcactgtactaTAAAACATTATattaaaagcagtcataaaactgtgagttttaattattgctgtaataaaacattaataaaaatcaaacaaaaccaatcagcgatggaattgttacttgggtacaaaGCTGCGATACGTAATCTACCGGTTCGAGTGAAACTTCTGAAATATGTTTTAAATGGTGCTTTACTGAAAGTCCTCGCCAAAAAGTAGACCCAATtgtatttttaaattttgaataatgtatcgattttttttatttaatacgaaagagcacctttttctgagctactatgatttttttttcagatttttagaactttattttggtaccgtcagtgtaccagtagccgctcatgacccaatagccgctcactgttgcaaaaatcaagttttcacgcATAAATACACTCTCTTCGTCGCTGATATCCTTGGACAATATAAATCATATGAGAGCagagccattttatgcaatatttaccgaataacataaattttaaaaacaaaacagtagaatTTTTCGAGCGGCTATTGGACCCAAAAAAGTTGTAGGATATTTtttgtgttccaataaccgctcacgcaaaaaaatacgtGGAATTCGTAAAATCTGttgattttagtacacagtgtgtttAATCACTATTATATACTCCCACTGAccaggaaaaaataattgtaaaaacatagagttgcaaaaataattcacttttccgcaaaagtctatttaaagaTGTCCATACATTtgtccgtgagcggaattaggaccactttggtctcgcacaaattgtaatgaaatcatacttttttgaaaagttctacataagtcttgtttcctatctgattgtacttagattaaactaacataaaatgcaaaaaaaattacaaattggcttaccagtcatttaacagacgacgtttttctgcaaaactggccttagatgagcggaatctggtaccctgatggtacctaaaatcaattacaaagagattttttgaaatcaccttttgacagctgggcaattgcttgacagctccgcccagtacaaaatgcaacgaggggtgattcgacaaatcgctcccatacaaactttaaacagattttttaataggttcccgggcaccaaaattcatgaaaatttggatttcggctcagttttgcatgcagattcagaacaccgctaaagaagccaatttactCATGTTTTCCCCAATCAAAGGGtagatttgcaacaactttgccaaagacagagtTCGCTTTTATCGAGTGGATGACTTTATGCTGTCACTTTCCTTTGGTAAAATGTTTTATAAGTATTGAGGTATGAGGTATTATGATAATAAAAATGTCTTATCTTTCATCTTTAACCCTGATGGAGTTAACACCACTCACGCGCTGACAGGCGACAACCTGAATTTTCACCAAGTGCGTAGCGAAGCCATGCTACCGCTGTCTTCACACGTGTTGCGGCTTTGTCATGGAAACGTCTCACGATTGACTTCATTAATCTTCCTTGTGCGCAACATGGCACAACGCCGGCAGCACCATAATTTGCAACCACAGTTTTCGGACATCGTTCACATGGACAAACACCAAAACGGCGAGCCCACAGTGAATACAATGAACTGGAGCACAATGCAAGCTCACGTGTAGGTGGTTAGAAGCGCCACTTGAAGGGAAAAAACTAGCGACAACCGGCAAAAATATGTAAAGCTTATCGCTTCAGCTATCCACCCCTCACAAATAATATAAGTGATTGTGATGAAAATTATTCACCCCACTAAATAGTGCGGAAAAGTGTTGGTATCATTAGCAAAACAattatttacaaattttattatttttaccgGTAACTCTTGATAATTTTTGGAACAAGTTGGGATCCTGGTAGAACTACTGCAGGAATGACTTTCCGGCAAAGCTGAAGCGAGGAATGAGCGAGGAAAGCTTTGAGGGCAGCTTTTCAGGACTTCCTTTGGCAATTCAcacaagaattaatccaggaacttctccaagagatTTTACTACAGTTACTCTACGAAGTTCCCTCGATAATTGGGGGtttcaattataaaaaaatatcagaaacagCACCCTTTTCGGAGCCGGTatgtaaaaatagatttttggatTCTCAATTTGACATAATTGATATTTTTAAGAGATTTTAAGATCTCTTATTCCACCGGGAGGTGATTTTATCAAGgagtttcgccaagaatttctccaagagtaccATCAAAGAGTTTTCCTGAAGTTCCACCTATGATTCCCCGaaaagttccaccagaaattattcaaagagttcctccagaagttcttctaaaatATTGATCAGGTTTGCATcaagcaaaacggtgagtcgttaaggagagcgttcaacatagctctggtcctcacaagttcctacctcatgcttccacgggtcaagcgatgacaaagaccaccagctaagagttgtaaggtacaccggggcaagttgaaacgggtggggcaagatgaaacagcgggttaacatgatgttttctaatgataataaacagtttgatcgccataacgcatagtttttgattcaaacaatcttttaacgaaggataaattaccaaattgtattgaaatctgtttcaaaacttcgtgtttcattttgccccacccgtttcaacttgccccggtgtaccttatgcttAGTTGCtattgcagcctgggcactgttgttcttctgacttcaactagattgaggaggtacgacccgagcgtctgttcaccaaggaggtgcggctcaaacagcgtctgttctggtatccagcggctgagtaagaaacgctgcatcacgcccagctaggtccaaggtggtagccccatcagcgtggtcgtccctgtGTTGGTAGGAACGTTAAACATAACTGacgcgatggccctccggcgagacaggagtgttggcgtagacccaataagccacccgtcaaaatccccattgcgagtaacataggagaaaatacgactcgatacaatcggcaaagacccacacgacgaaataaggactacgattggaaacttggaacatggaattgtaagtcacttGGTCACTTTGCAGCCTCCAGTggaatggtagtccgaagcaccttcttcccccgcaaaattATCCACAAAGTCAACTGGAGATCACCATCaaacaaaaaaacaaattgaccatgttctaatcgacggtaaattcttctcggatatagccaataatgtccgcacataccgcagtgcgaatatagattcgggccactacttagtcgctgtatgcatgcgctcaaaactttcgacagtaattaccacgcatcgaagtcgaatgccgcggctcaacatcgagtagctgcgtaacgtagaagtggctcaagactacgcgcagcagccaGCAGTGGCCTTATCAACGAAAAAGCAGTTTGGCGCAGCTACACAAGACGATGACGTAgccctggcttaacaagtagttcaaactggagagtagatgatagctacactcacagcgaccacctggcgttTCGCTAcaatatcgactacaacaacagcaggcagcgggtagaagaagaggcggctaggccaaggccaagccctcgcaggtggaagacatcatacttcgacgaagaagagaagaaacttacttggtttagacggcgaagaGCTGGTTGCGGTGCActtacgtgcgtgtgatgcgaccatgcctaggcgagtccaccctagaaatgggaggccaccggcttacttgtggaccgacgcgattgcggaccagcgccgcgcctgcctacgggctaggcggcggatacagcgagcacgatcagaggaagagcgaaacgaacggcgggtggtgttcgccgctgcaaaagccgcgctgaaatCTGAgacaagagcaagcaaaaaggcctgctttgagggtctctgtcagagtgccaatgcgaacccgtggggtgacgcctacaggatcgttatggccaaaacgagaggtgtaatggctcctacagagcaatctccagagatgttggaggggatcatcgaggggctttttccgcgtcatgatcctagtctttggcctcctttcgtaggacagccggggactggggctggcgatgaggagagggtcaccgatgtggaacttgcgggaatagcaaagtcccttagagtaggtaaggccctaggtccggacggaattccaaacctggccttgcagaggctcccgaagtgttcaggtctgctatgcagaaatgcctggatgaggtAGTTTTCCCTGAAACTTGAAAGAGACAGAGTCTGGTacaattgccaaaggcggggaaaccacccggagactcgtcggcatatagaccaatatgcttgatagacacggcggggaaggtgctcgaaaatatcatcctcaatagaatgttgaggttcaccgagggcgaaaatggtctttcgagtaatcagtacggcttccggaaggggaggtccaccgtagacgctatcttaggGTTACAAAAACCGTCGAGGAAGCACTCGAGCCTAtgaggggaattcgtttctgtgcggtaatgaccatggatgtaaggaatgcgttcaatagcgccagctggtctactTTTGCCGATGCGCTTGCGTCTGGGAATACCGGGgtatctgtacaagattctcgaaagttactttcagaatcgagtactagttttcgACACGGAGGTGGATCGGAAGtgttttcacataacctcaggagtcccgcaaggttccatcctggatccggtgttatggaatgtcatgtacgacgaggtgttgaggttagagtacccagtgggagtggagattgtcggatttgccgacgacattacgctcgaagtctacggtgaaacgatcgaggaggtgaagttgactaccgaccactcgatcaaagttgtgcaggcgtggatgcggtccaggaaactggagctggtttaccacaagactgaggtgacggttgttaataacctgaagtcggagcagcaggcggagatcagtgtaggtgagtgcactatcctgtcaaagcgctccgtcaaacacgataagcttaccttcggtagccacgtcaacctgtaaaagagcctctacggttattgcggcactgtcccggatgatggccaatagctctgtggtgtacgccagtaagcgcaagcttctggcgagTGTTGCTAcgcccatacttaggtatggcggcccggcgtggggcactgcgctaagtactgaatgctaccgacggaagctggaaagtacttacaggcacagagaaacagacgtcacactcgtattgcttcccatcgatcacctttttaatggctgattcaaatattcagtagtaggtcgatctaccagtcgcggcgctggtatcgtttttgctcctgtttgacgtttgcccactaccgccatctagtggcggcccggccaaacacagtacgtttagcattgggcgattgcgtttttgtgacgatgttttttaatgaaatttgttctaagtgttacgtctgtttctctgtgttacaggcttatgtgtctgacggttgcgagcgcgtaccgtaccgtgtcacacgacgctctctgcgtatggtgcctatcggcatccttacagggctggtagcgatgaATGACgttgaaaatagttattttagtgacctcACTGaacaaaatagtgaccaaatagtgactttcagATGCAAAaatagtgactaaatagtgactttcagGATACATCAAAATAACTGAAAAGATAGGgtatcccagaaagtatgggcacaactttgcagctctgctatTTGGAAATGGATATCGTGCCTCAACCCCTTCCCGTCCACGACTTTTTTCAAAATCACTCAAATTTatcgaaatcataaaaaaattgattgttattcaatagttattgattgtttatcaatagtttcactattgaataAAAAAGTAGAGTGCACAATTAGAATAATAAGCTTATAACCGCTTTTAAATAACTCTTTTACAATATTGTAGTGGACTGGTTTCAAATGCCTTTTTAAGCTGTTTATTGGTCTCAGTAAATAGTCAAGAAGGAAAATAAGATCATAATTAAATCTATTAACAGACAACACTGAAGACCGGAATACATCAAAATCACAAACTGAGGCCAATGAAACCAGTAGATATAGTCCATGAAGACGATAAAACAACTGTGTAACAATAGGCCAGAAGTGATGCGTGCATTCCGATCAAAATATTCTGAACAAAaaggtttaaggcgaaactggatccatttcctcactttttggtttttgattttttattaaataacaaagcgatattttcgaaatcggttttcgtgcacatgttgagtatggatcagggtatcttctgattttttacgcgagagaaaatgtttttcgttttcgcagaaaccatttttgaacaaaatttcactaaaaaatggtttctgctggtatcttctgattttttgaggcgggaaatgttttccatttttgcagaaaccatttttttgtgaaattttgttcaaaaatggtttctgcgaaaaaaaattcagaagataccttaattcattctctacatgtgcacgaaaaccgatttttaaaatattgcttcgctatttaataaaaaatcaaaaaccaaaaagtgaggaaatgcttct contains:
- the LOC109414138 gene encoding ubiquitin carboxyl-terminal hydrolase 8 isoform X2 — its product is MVVVAGYKIKLPHYQLLIPYKKGRGLTGLKNLGNTCYMNSILQCLSNTTFLNEYFVEEQFKQNLNRNNKTQGRIAEEVAAVIKALWTGQYKCIASKNLRFVVGQYERQFGGIEQQDSHELLTILMDWLHSDLQTVPIQIDTSLENLPASERAWIEYFKGKESYVAQLSYGQIKSMVKCVGCGKESSTYESFSSLSLELPSDANRCNLSNCLDMYFNGERIMDWHCAHCKSNKGAIKKLDISRLPSILVIHFKRFYADPDALSTVYKKKQNYVTFPLTDLDISRYIAPSEKIRNQKLKSRRYHLYGVSNHYGSMESGHYTAFCRNKLHNKWYKYDDHTVSSLDKSDVCSSAAYILFYSVLPEGNPSDM